The genomic DNA GAAGGGCAGCCCGATCTGCCCGTCTGCGGTCAGGACGATGGCGCCCCCGTCACCGCCCATGGCAGGGATCATTTCATTGATGACCTCGCGCCCGGCCTGGGCGGCCGGGGTGCCAGACAGACGCACGCGTGCGCAGATTTCATGCGCTGCCGCGGTGCGCAGGTAGAACTCACCCCAGCCGGTGCTGGATACCGCACAGCGCGCATCGGCCCAGGTGCCAGCACCGATGACCGGCGAATCGCCCACGCGCCCGTAGCGCTTGTTGGTCATACCGCCCGTCGACGTGCCTGCCGCCAGCCTGCCCTGCACATCCAGCGCGAGCGCGCCGACCGTGCCGAAATGCCGGGCGGTCTCCAGATCGGCATGCGCCGTGCCCGCTCGCTCTTCCTGCAAGGCCCGCTGCAGCTGCTGCCAGCGCTTGTCCGTGCGGAAGTACGACGGATCGACCAGCGTGACACCCTGCTCGGCAGCAAAGGCTTCAGCGCCCTGACCTACCATCATCACGTGCGCAGAGTGCTCCATCACCGCCTGCGCCAGCAGGATCGGATTGCGCACCCGCTGCACGCCGGCTACGGCACCGGCACGCTGGGTCGCGCCGTCCATCAACGATGCATCCAGCTCGTTGCGACCGTCATGGGTAAAGACCGCGCCACGCCCCGCATTGAAGGTGGGGTCGTCCTCGAGCACGGTGATGGCGCGGGTGACCGCGGCCAGTGCCGGGCGTCCGGCAGCGAGCTCGGCATGCCCCGCGCGCAAGGCGGCCGTCAGCGCCTGGCGGGCGGCACGCTCTTCTGCTGTGGACAGATCCTTGCGCTGCACCCCAGCCCCGCCGTGGATCACCAGCAACGGATCGGCCATCACAGCCGGCGCCACCCCCGGTTCGCCGGGCGTGGCGGCGGCCGCAACGGCAGCAAGGCTCAGCGACAACAGCACGGCGGCACAGCACAGGCGCAACGTCATCCAGGCATCTCCCACAGGTCGGTAAACGACCACGCTGCGCGCGTGCGGCTCGCTTGGCAAGCACCTCGCCGAGCGCGCCGCGCTTTTCAGCCGGAGTCGATGGAGCCCACCGGAACGCTGCCCTAGCGTCGGGCGCTGCGGCCGATCACGCGCCGCCGCACCCCACCCCTGCGCCACCCCGCAAGCGAGACCCCATGAATCTTCCCACCCCGCCCCGTGCGGCCACCCCGGCGCGTGCGCGCCGCCCTCTCTGCCCTACCCTGCTCAACCTGGCGATGGCCGCCGCGCTGCCCGCCGCTGCGGCGGACTACAGCGGCCCGATCACCGTGGATGGCGGACAGGCACGGCACTTCGAAGACGACCGTATCGTGCAGGACCGCGCCGGTACGGCGTTGAGCGTGCGCGGTACGGGCAGCGAGGTCAGCGTGGTCGATTCCACCATCGCGCTGGGCGACGCCGCGACCACCGCGCAAGCCGTGCAGGCCAGCGCCGGCGGCCGCGCCAGCCTGGGCCGCAGCATCCTGGAACTCTCCCCCGGCAGCACCGCCGCTGCGCTGCTGGCCACCGGTACCGGCAGCCGGATCGACGGCAGTGACCTGCAGCTGCACGGTGGCGGACGCCTGGAAGCGCACGACAACGCCGTGCTGACGCTGGTCGACAGCCGGTTCGACGCCAGCGACAGCAATCCGCGCATCGGCGGGCTACGTGCGACGACGGGTGCCCAGGTGCTGCTGCGGAATGTGGACTACCTCAACGGCTTTCTGGACGTAGCCAGCGGCGCGCAGGTCGAGGCCGACAACGTCACCCTTACCGGCACCATCGGCAGCGCGCGCCTGCTGGGAAATGCGGCGACCGGCGACTACGCGACGTTGCACATGGTGGGTGGCCTGTACGACTCCAGCGGAGATATCGGCTTCAACATCAACAGTGGCGGCCGCCTGCTGGCCGAAGG from Stenotrophomonas sp. 169 includes the following:
- a CDS encoding isoaspartyl peptidase/L-asparaginase; this translates as MTLRLCCAAVLLSLSLAAVAAAATPGEPGVAPAVMADPLLVIHGGAGVQRKDLSTAEERAARQALTAALRAGHAELAAGRPALAAVTRAITVLEDDPTFNAGRGAVFTHDGRNELDASLMDGATQRAGAVAGVQRVRNPILLAQAVMEHSAHVMMVGQGAEAFAAEQGVTLVDPSYFRTDKRWQQLQRALQEERAGTAHADLETARHFGTVGALALDVQGRLAAGTSTGGMTNKRYGRVGDSPVIGAGTWADARCAVSSTGWGEFYLRTAAAHEICARVRLSGTPAAQAGREVINEMIPAMGGDGGAIVLTADGQIGLPFNTQGMYRGWIGADGVPHVAIFADEPLEVAGR